The sequence below is a genomic window from Luteimonas sp. MC1825.
ACAACGCGGCAATCCATTGCTATCGGACATGAAAAACTAAATTATCTTAGTTTCAGAAGGATCGAGAGGAACCGGAGAACGTTATCTCTCTTGAAAAGCGAACGATTGAATGGTCTATGCAGGTCAGACCAGCACTTCCAAGGCCTCGGCAATTGCAAGTGCAGGCCATCGATGTCCGCTTAGGATCTATTCTGTTGAAGAACTCCTCACTGGTTCTAGCGAGCCCAAGAACAAAACGGTTTCAGAGCGAATTAGAGATCGAAGCTTGTGGATATCTAGCTGTCATGGCAACCATTCGAAGCGATTTCGGAGCGAGCGAGTTTTTCAACAGAATAGGTCGGAAGCGCCCCCTACCCTGCCCCGATTCCTTTCGGGCCTGGTCTGCATCCCAGAACAGGACCCTGTAAGTCGGCGGACGGCTGGCATGGGCGCATCGCGAATTTTGGCGCAAGGCCCGATGCGTTGACTGGAATGGCTAGTAGGACTTCGCTAGTACGGCCGGCTCAAGCAAAGGGTACCTGTCGACCTTGATTCGTCTCTCGAGCTCCTCCTGATCTGTCCTGGCCAGCGGCAGTGGGAACGCCCGTGCGGAAGACGAAACTTCGGCGCCAGAGCTCCGGGACGCCAGCGGTCAGCGCGGGTAGAACCTGCGCGGCGCTCCGTCTGCAGCGTCACACAGCACCAATTCCGACTCATCCAGGTGTCCGGAATGGCGGCCACCACTAGCACGGGATTAGGTCGACGCATCGGTCTATGGAGCACGCCGTTGAAGGGAATTCTCTAGTTGCTGCTCTGCCTTTCGGTACATTTTCTGCGGCAGCGGAGGGGCGAGCTCATCCACAGCGTCCCAGCGCGAGCGGAACTCGTCGGCAAATTGCGTCAACGCCCCAGGTATCTGCGGGGGGTCTTCGAGGAACTGCTCCAGCTCTCTCCGCAGCGTGCCGTACTTGAGTGCGCTTACGCGATGCCGCTCTGCGCTAGCGGCATAGCCCAGAAACGTTTGGAGGCCAGAGAGGATTGCGGCGGCGACGCTGAGCACGCCTGCGACAATCGTCCATCCTCGTTCGGGAGGCTCGCCCAAGCTCGAGAACACCGCTGTGCCCACGATCGTCGTAACGATCACCACGGGGATGCCGAAGGCCTTGTGCCGCCTAGCGTCATTCGCGGCAGCTTTGGAATGCGCAATATGCGCCAAGCGCACTCCCTTTAGCCACTTTTCGAACAATTCCATCCGGACTGCCATTCGTTGGATAGCCAAGCTATATAAACGGCGTCTCCGGGAGCACTCGGCCACCTGAAGGTCAGAAGGCAGAAAATGATCCGCTATAGCAGCGAGTGCGTTGCCCTCGCCCGCAAATCCAGATTTGCTTCCTAATCTGAGGCCAGCGAGTGCGCCACTCTGCTCCAGCTTTAGATCAACAATCGACTCACCAGATGCACGCGCCCTAGGAACTGGAATCGTGTAGTCACCACGCTTATCCGCGTAGGCTGCGCTCTTGCTTATAACAAGCGACCTGTTCCCGACCTACCGAAAACCTGCACGCTGACAAATCCCTAGTTGCGCTCTCATCAATGCCAAAATCCTTTGCCGAGCCCAACGCTCAGTGGCGCACGCTGTCGTTGATTAGAGCAAATCAACGATGACAGGCTCTTGTCCATCGCCATAGAAGGTTTCGTACTGATACTGGGTCTTCAGATCCAATGCGTCCCACATTTTGTTATGGATAGTCCGATAGTTGAAGTAGATCCATTTTTTCGGCCCTGGGCTGTGGCGCAGTAATCGGGCGATCGATTCGAGGTTCGGGTGCCGAGTGCTTGCTCCATTGGAGCTCACGATCCAACGGGACGAAACTAGATGCTCCACAAGCTCGATGTTGGTATTGCGTCTGCTCCCATGATGGGAAAGCTTCACGCAATCCAGGTAGAGAGGATCATTGCACACCTTCTTCAAGCTCTGCAGAACTAAGCTTGGATGGGCATCACCCAACATCAGCGCGCGTTTGCCTTGGTACTCCAGCACAAAGGCAATGCTTGCTCCATTCGGTGCGGCATCATCTTCGGTGAACTTCGTCGCAGCCAGCGCTTCCACGTCAAGCTCTTCCGCTCCCAGTCGTTCGAAACCATCAAGATCCTCCTCATCCTCCTGATCGGCAATCTTTTCCAGCTGTTCGTCAGTCGCGCCCAGGCTTTCCAATGCGCCCTTCCAATCCTCCGCAAGGGCAGTCATCTTCTCGATACTCGGCGACAGGATTTTTGCCGTCATCTCGCCCGGCAAGTCGATGTCGTACGGTTCTTCGTCGGAGTCCAGGCAGACCGCACGTCCAGCCATTCCCAGCTCCCACGCATCCGCATGCCGGGCGGTCAGCTCATCAGCCAGCTGAAGCGCTTCTGCAACACCGTAAACCTCAACGGGCAGATGCTGCTCACCATTGAACAGGACACGTCCAATGGTGATGTTCTGTGGAAGGGCTTGGACCAGGGCCAATACGCCCTGTATATGATCCAGATCGATATGGGTGACCACTAGAACATCGATTCGGACATCGTCACCAAGTTTTTCCAGCCAAGAGGTAAGAAAGTCCCTTGCCGTGCCCTTGATTCCGCCATCGATGAGGATCCGATAGGGCGCGTCCTCGTCTCCGTATTCAACCAGCAACGCATCGCCGCGCTGGGCCGGAAAGACCAGGATTCTGAAGATGTCAGCCATGGCTTTTTGTCTCGAATCTGAGAATGGTGAAGAACTCACCCTGAACAACCAGCCGGTTCAACTTGCGCACACTATTCAAGTGCTGCTTGGTCAGATCCACTCGTGGCCCAGTACGCTCGTTGCTTTCATCGTCTTGCGACAAAGCAAGAAGTATGTCGCTCAGAAGTGTTACGCCCATAGAAAAATAGGGTATGCCTCGATGGACCGCCTCAGTGGCGTAGTCGCGCAGTACTTCCACATCAATGTCTTCTGCACCGTCGGAGCCGGGAAGGCCAAATCTCCAATACATCTGAGCCATCGCAATGGCCGAATCCGGCAAGCCCGGTGAACGCCCATAGAGATTCTGTATCCAGTACCGCCATGGCGAGTTACTCGCCTCTTCATCTTCTGACGTGTAAGCCAACAGACCATAAGCACCGGCTGCCGCTGCAATAGGATTAGCATCTTTCTCATACAGAAAGCTTTCTGCTTCCTTCAATATCAGAGAAGCTGCTTGTATCTGACCGTTATAGAGAAAGCCCAGGTATGCACTTGCATCTACGTCGTCGACCACCACCGAGCACTTCCACCGGGCTCGTTCGCTCGGATCCGATTCTTCCATCATTACCTTGTCAAAAGACGCACTCACCACGACAGAGACAGTAGCTATGTCGTGGCCATCGTGGGAAAGGCTCCTCCAGCCTTCCGGAAGCACGAGAATATGAGCGTCACCGGTAGGGTCTACCACAGTGGCAAAGCACCGCTGAAAATTCGGCTGCATCACGGTAGGCTGGAGCGGGTTAGCCGAATACAAGCGCGCTCCGCCGGAGTCCAGCAGAACCATTCCTAACGGACTGGTCCCTGGATCGGGTTGGCCTAGCCACTCCAGGGCCATATCGAAGTCTCGCGCCGAATAGAGCTGCTGGTTGAGCCCCGGCAGAGGCGCTGAATCTGACAGGGTGGAGGGGTGCCTGTGTGACGTCCAACGGCATCCCCTGACCCGCAGGAAGGCATCACCGTCGGTCAGGCGAGCGATCGACTGCGCCGTAGCCCTGACATCGCTTTCCACCTGGCGAAGTTGCTGAACACTCTCTCTCAACGCCTCTGGTGTAGGTGTAGGAGTGGCTATGGGAGCAGGAGTCGTAATCGGTGTTGGAGTCGGTGTTGTAGTGGTTGTGGTCTCAGGAATTGCTCCTGCAGATTCAGACAGTAGCGATGCGGATTGTACTTCGATGCTTTTCTGTATCTGCTCCCGGAGTGTCTTATAGGTATCAGCCCGTCCTTCAGAGGGTAGACGTTGAACCACACCTAGAAAAGATTCGCTGGGGAGTTTCTCCCTTGGCGATCCCGAGAGCGTGAATTCGACCTTTTCATCTTCCCTTTCGATTTGGACCGATTCTGCCATCACGTTTCCATTGGGAAGAAATAGCCGAACCGTGTAAGCGCCTGGGTTCACCGAAAGACGATGCGAGTCGTTCAACCCGATCACAAAGCGCATGGAACTTTCCAAGGGATTTCGCTCACCCAGGGGCACGACCTCCACTACCGCGCTGTTGGCCTTTCCGCTCGGCTTCAGGAAGCTTGCGCCTACGGACACATCCAGATAAGGCAGCTTGTCATCGGTCATCATATTGCTACCTCCTGACCCGGCGGGGCGATATGGCGTTCAAAGCGGCCTATTGATTGTTGGGTCGATTGTGATACTGCTGCGAACGCGTACAGCCCTTCCGGGAGATGTAGCCACCATGGAGCCTGCACTGGCTGGCTGCGCGTTTCTGTCAGTGCCGGGGGGAGAGGCAACGACTCATACTGGAAGACCGCCTCTGGAAGCAATGTCCGATCGTTAGTAACCACTTTGACAACGACCTCTGGTTTCCCCTGCAGTCGATGCAAGGTCAGCGGCTTGTTTGCCTCGCGTGACTGACAGTATTGAAGTGCTCCCTCATACGAGAGGCTCTGGACGCACTTGTTTACTGCTTCTGCGATCGCTTCGATCACGATCTCCCACCCATTACCAACTCCTCGGCTGGCACTTCCCTTGAATGCCCGCAACAAGCCTTGAGTAAACAACGAGGACCTCCCCTTCTGACCGTAAGCGGCGGCGCCAAGACTGGTCGCATAGAACACAGCCCGGATCTTGTCCCGAGTATTTCGGGCGACTCCGCCCGCAATGATCTGCTCGCCACTGCTGCTGTTGCCGTACTGGTCCAGAAAATCCGGCGTTGGCGTGTTGCGACACGCGTCTATGAAAAAAATCTGGTTCAGCGCTTTGCAGTGTTGCCCCAGGCCAATCTTGAGCTTGTCGAGGTCAACCGCATGTCTCATGGGCGAGTGCTCATTAGATCCAAAATCCTCCATGAGCAGGCTCATCTCGCTGTCGCTGAATGACAGCCCGTGTCCGCAGAAGTAGAACATGGCGATATTGCCCTCGTGCCTATCTGCACGATTCTTCCAGGCCACGATGGCATTCTCGACGTTAGCCAGGGAGGCCCTCTCTATATTCACCACGTTGCCATTTTCTTGTGTCATCTGGAGCGGGTCAGGCGCCGAACAGAGCACTCCCAGTGATCGAAGTGGTTTTTCGTTATTGTCCATCTGGTGCCGAATCCATTCAGTCATCTGCTCAACCGATTTCACTGGCGAGGAGAGCTGCCCCATGTTCATGTGGTGCGCGAATGGATTTGGATTGCTGCCCCCTTTCAAACAGGGGTAATCCCCTACGCCTATGACGATGGCGTGCGTTCCCGGCTCGTTCGAGTTGTCATCTATTAAGACGGTCATTGCTTTTCATCCTTCGCTGAAGCTGTCAAGCGCGGGCATAGCTTCTCTTTCATCCGACGCCAATGGGATAGGGAAATCCGCCAGGGGCAAGTAATGTCTTGTTGAACCAGGTCCGGACTGCCGCATCAGTGACCGCATATCCCCAGTTGATCAAGCACTCCTGAAGCGCACCATCCTTGTGAGCAAGATCCGTGGGGACCTGGGCGAGCAACGCGGTCTTGTTCTGCGGGCATGGCAAGGCGCCTGCGCACTGATGAACCCCGATATCATGTTCGATATCCCAGAAAGCGCCGGTGCGCTCGCCGCTAACTAGCGCCTGCATAAGCAATCTTTTTCGCAGGTTGAGTACTTGCGTATCGACAACATCCAGGCATCTTCTCCCGATCGACACCCAGTTGCTCTTGACAGTAGGCTCTGGCGAAAACGGCTTTCCAGCATTACTAACGAAAAGCGTTTTGTAGCGCTTGAAGCAGGTCTCAAGGCCCAAATTGTCGTAAACACCACCATCTGCGAGCGTCGGATTCGTAGTAAAGGGTGCACGTTGCAACCCCTGCCTTGGATCCCCGCTATTGGGTGAGTAGTCAGACTCTTTGAGGGACAGCAGAGCGGGCGCCAGTACAGGCGGAAATGCAGAAGAGGCAGCCACCGCGTCGGCAAGAGAAACCCTTGGATTAGGCACCTCCCCTACCTTCCAGTCCCGCATGAATGGCTTGGAGAATCGCCAAAGTGCGCCGGATTGCAAATTGGAGGCATTGATGACGAAGCGCACACGGTCTGGCAAATCTTGCAACGTTTTATCACCAAACAGCTCGCGTCGGTAGGCAGCAGAGATGTGCTCACTGACCCGCCCGGGCATGACAATATCTTTGATGACCTGGAAAGCACCACTAGGCTTTGTTCCAGCCAGATTCTTTCCAGCAAGCTGGCGCACTGGACCAACCACGTGCTCTTTGAATGCTCCGTCGAATGCCGCTGCACTCGTATGTTCCAGCCGCTCGAGCGCCAGCGCCAAGACGGCCGCGGTGATTGAACCACCCGACACGCTAGAGATGCGCTCTAAACGGCCCACCTGGCTGGTTACGCCGGCCACGTTATGTTCCAGTGGCTTGTCTTGGAAGAATCCCAGCTGTCCCAGCCGCCACAGCACACCAGTGTGGAACAGCATGGCCCGGTAACCACCACCCGAAAGTGCGATAGCCACACCCTGCTTGGGCGTGTCAGCACCAGGCCCGGCCGATTCAGCCAGGAGCTCGGCAATAGACACAATCCCTCCTTGGCTATTGGAGTAACTCTCTACGGGCACAACGCGAGGGTATCGCCAGCCCGGCCACGCTGGTCGGC
It includes:
- a CDS encoding SLATT domain-containing protein, translated to MELFEKWLKGVRLAHIAHSKAAANDARRHKAFGIPVVIVTTIVGTAVFSSLGEPPERGWTIVAGVLSVAAAILSGLQTFLGYAASAERHRVSALKYGTLRRELEQFLEDPPQIPGALTQFADEFRSRWDAVDELAPPLPQKMYRKAEQQLENSLQRRAP
- a CDS encoding MBL fold metallo-hydrolase — encoded protein: MADIFRILVFPAQRGDALLVEYGDEDAPYRILIDGGIKGTARDFLTSWLEKLGDDVRIDVLVVTHIDLDHIQGVLALVQALPQNITIGRVLFNGEQHLPVEVYGVAEALQLADELTARHADAWELGMAGRAVCLDSDEEPYDIDLPGEMTAKILSPSIEKMTALAEDWKGALESLGATDEQLEKIADQEDEEDLDGFERLGAEELDVEALAATKFTEDDAAPNGASIAFVLEYQGKRALMLGDAHPSLVLQSLKKVCNDPLYLDCVKLSHHGSRRNTNIELVEHLVSSRWIVSSNGASTRHPNLESIARLLRHSPGPKKWIYFNYRTIHNKMWDALDLKTQYQYETFYGDGQEPVIVDLL
- a CDS encoding caspase family protein, with protein sequence MTVLIDDNSNEPGTHAIVIGVGDYPCLKGGSNPNPFAHHMNMGQLSSPVKSVEQMTEWIRHQMDNNEKPLRSLGVLCSAPDPLQMTQENGNVVNIERASLANVENAIVAWKNRADRHEGNIAMFYFCGHGLSFSDSEMSLLMEDFGSNEHSPMRHAVDLDKLKIGLGQHCKALNQIFFIDACRNTPTPDFLDQYGNSSSGEQIIAGGVARNTRDKIRAVFYATSLGAAAYGQKGRSSLFTQGLLRAFKGSASRGVGNGWEIVIEAIAEAVNKCVQSLSYEGALQYCQSREANKPLTLHRLQGKPEVVVKVVTNDRTLLPEAVFQYESLPLPPALTETRSQPVQAPWWLHLPEGLYAFAAVSQSTQQSIGRFERHIAPPGQEVAI
- a CDS encoding patatin-like phospholipase family protein; protein product: MSIAELLAESAGPGADTPKQGVAIALSGGGYRAMLFHTGVLWRLGQLGFFQDKPLEHNVAGVTSQVGRLERISSVSGGSITAAVLALALERLEHTSAAAFDGAFKEHVVGPVRQLAGKNLAGTKPSGAFQVIKDIVMPGRVSEHISAAYRRELFGDKTLQDLPDRVRFVINASNLQSGALWRFSKPFMRDWKVGEVPNPRVSLADAVAASSAFPPVLAPALLSLKESDYSPNSGDPRQGLQRAPFTTNPTLADGGVYDNLGLETCFKRYKTLFVSNAGKPFSPEPTVKSNWVSIGRRCLDVVDTQVLNLRKRLLMQALVSGERTGAFWDIEHDIGVHQCAGALPCPQNKTALLAQVPTDLAHKDGALQECLINWGYAVTDAAVRTWFNKTLLAPGGFPYPIGVG